In a genomic window of Dyadobacter fermentans DSM 18053:
- a CDS encoding PVC-type heme-binding CxxCH protein, which translates to MNMIRLTHFLVPLALAIVTPPVAPAIAQQTQTTQSTEKFDRDYALEATMLGFFAKDGARNPTLKANKGDRVRITITNGELMTHDIALEKLGIKSKVIIEKGTSTSITFKAEQSDTYYCSVPGHRAAGMVGAFEVVEGVISNETVAGQLPTRDGQPLNLGFETGDLQNWTATGDAFKQALYSSDPSPVHEKEMSIGYEGKFFLSSGGTLNYKQTGTLTSVPFQVTQPFAAFRVSGGALQDTRVEIVTAADNKVIYHITGQGRATLQPAVVDLQPYLNKVVFIRIVDNETGISQIPYIPNDKWAHINFDDFRFYASRPEFPNELKQKDIIILPPLDPVLNAGLSGTEAAKAMTPPTGFKIALAAAEPDIIRPISFTIDYRGRLWVVEGHTYPLRAPEGQGRDKILIFEDTNGDGTLDKRKVFAENLNLISGIEVGMGGVWLGSAPHLLFIPADFKNDKPAGPPQILLDGWGLEDTHEVLNNLRWGPDGWLYGTHGVFTHSNVGKPGAPDSERTKINAGVWRYHPVSHKFEVFAEGSSNPWGIDFNDYGHPFITVCVIPHMYHVIQGARYQRQAGKHFNPYTYDDIKTIADHVHWVGERGPHAGNFRSASAGGGHAHAGAMIYLGNSWPKEYRNDIFMNNINGARLNIDHLTRSGSGYEATHKNDFMAMNDSWSQWLNFKYDASGSVWAIDWYDKNQCHSPNPDVHNKTMGRIFKISHENDKWVQVDLSKASDMELVNYQLHANEWYVRQARTILQERGPNKKVHKALKQILANNPDETRKLRALWTLHVTKGLTEKELADLLSNDSEYIRSWSVQLLTENKAVSPETLKKFAEMAQTDNSKLVRLYLTSGMLRLDPAQRWDVLDALVQKDEDKDDHNLPLLEWYAAEPLAPIDAKRALQLAGKSKFPKMLPYMIQRVEAIGTEEAKKVLKDYNKVGKTGDVHEHHGTGTAMNH; encoded by the coding sequence ATGAATATGATAAGGTTGACACACTTTTTGGTCCCGCTGGCGCTCGCCATCGTGACGCCCCCGGTAGCCCCTGCCATTGCACAGCAAACCCAAACCACGCAATCCACCGAGAAATTCGACCGCGACTATGCGCTCGAAGCCACCATGCTGGGCTTTTTTGCCAAAGACGGCGCCAGAAACCCGACCTTGAAAGCCAACAAGGGCGACCGCGTCCGGATCACGATCACGAACGGGGAGCTCATGACGCACGATATCGCATTGGAAAAGCTGGGGATCAAAAGCAAGGTGATTATCGAAAAAGGGACCAGCACCAGCATTACTTTCAAGGCGGAGCAGAGCGACACCTATTATTGCTCCGTGCCCGGGCACCGTGCTGCGGGGATGGTGGGCGCTTTTGAGGTGGTGGAAGGCGTAATTTCCAATGAAACCGTTGCAGGCCAGCTGCCGACCAGGGACGGACAGCCGCTGAACCTCGGTTTCGAAACGGGCGATCTGCAAAACTGGACGGCCACGGGCGATGCATTCAAGCAGGCACTTTACAGCTCCGATCCTTCGCCGGTGCATGAAAAAGAAATGAGTATCGGGTATGAAGGCAAATTCTTCCTCAGCAGCGGCGGCACGCTCAACTACAAGCAAACCGGCACGCTCACTTCCGTGCCTTTCCAGGTAACGCAGCCGTTTGCGGCCTTCCGTGTGTCGGGAGGTGCATTGCAGGATACCCGCGTGGAAATCGTTACTGCGGCAGATAACAAGGTCATTTACCACATTACCGGGCAGGGGAGGGCTACATTGCAGCCGGCGGTGGTGGATTTGCAGCCTTATCTGAACAAGGTAGTATTCATCAGGATCGTCGACAATGAAACGGGCATTTCTCAAATTCCCTACATTCCGAACGACAAATGGGCGCACATCAATTTCGACGATTTTCGCTTCTACGCCAGCCGTCCCGAGTTTCCGAATGAGCTGAAACAGAAAGACATTATCATTCTTCCCCCGCTGGACCCGGTTTTGAACGCCGGCCTTTCCGGCACGGAAGCAGCGAAGGCCATGACGCCGCCCACAGGCTTCAAAATAGCATTGGCGGCGGCTGAGCCGGATATTATCCGCCCCATCAGCTTCACGATCGACTACCGCGGAAGGTTATGGGTAGTAGAAGGCCACACTTATCCCTTGCGTGCCCCGGAAGGGCAGGGAAGGGACAAGATCCTCATTTTTGAAGACACCAATGGCGATGGCACGCTCGACAAGCGGAAGGTATTTGCCGAAAACCTGAACCTCATCAGCGGCATTGAAGTAGGAATGGGTGGAGTATGGCTCGGTTCTGCACCGCATCTGCTGTTTATCCCGGCCGATTTTAAAAATGACAAACCCGCCGGTCCGCCGCAGATTCTGCTCGACGGCTGGGGGCTGGAAGATACCCATGAGGTGCTCAACAACCTGCGCTGGGGGCCGGATGGCTGGCTGTATGGCACGCATGGCGTGTTTACGCATTCCAACGTAGGCAAGCCCGGCGCCCCGGATTCCGAAAGGACGAAAATCAATGCCGGAGTGTGGCGGTACCATCCTGTGTCGCACAAATTCGAAGTGTTCGCAGAGGGGTCGAGCAACCCTTGGGGGATTGATTTCAACGATTACGGACATCCGTTCATTACCGTGTGCGTGATACCGCATATGTACCACGTGATCCAGGGCGCACGCTACCAGCGGCAGGCGGGCAAGCATTTCAACCCATACACTTACGACGACATCAAGACCATTGCCGATCACGTGCATTGGGTGGGAGAGCGCGGGCCGCACGCGGGCAACTTCCGCTCGGCTTCGGCCGGTGGCGGGCATGCGCACGCAGGGGCGATGATCTACCTCGGCAACAGTTGGCCGAAGGAATACCGCAACGATATTTTTATGAACAATATCAACGGCGCACGCCTCAATATCGATCACCTCACCCGCTCGGGCTCCGGCTACGAGGCCACGCATAAAAACGACTTTATGGCCATGAACGACTCATGGTCGCAGTGGCTGAACTTCAAATACGACGCCAGCGGGTCGGTGTGGGCGATCGACTGGTACGATAAGAACCAATGCCATAGCCCCAACCCCGACGTGCATAACAAAACCATGGGCCGCATTTTCAAGATTTCGCACGAGAACGATAAATGGGTGCAGGTGGATTTGTCTAAAGCCTCTGATATGGAACTCGTTAACTATCAGCTCCATGCCAATGAATGGTACGTAAGGCAGGCGCGCACGATTTTGCAGGAACGCGGCCCGAACAAAAAAGTGCACAAGGCATTGAAACAAATCCTCGCCAACAACCCAGACGAAACCCGCAAACTGCGCGCATTGTGGACATTGCACGTCACCAAAGGATTGACGGAGAAAGAACTCGCCGACCTGCTTTCGAATGACAGCGAGTACATCCGTAGCTGGTCGGTGCAGTTGCTGACTGAAAACAAGGCTGTTTCACCGGAAACGTTGAAAAAGTTCGCTGAAATGGCCCAAACCGATAATTCCAAACTCGTGCGCCTGTACCTGACCTCAGGCATGCTCCGCCTCGACCCGGCACAGCGCTGGGACGTGCTGGATGCGCTGGTGCAAAAAGACGAAGACAAAGACGACCACAACCTTCCGCTACTGGAATGGTACGCCGCCGAGCCGCTGGCGCCGATTGATGCCAAACGGGCATTACAGCTGGCGGGCAAATCGAAATTCCCGAAAATGCTGCCTTATATGATCCAACGCGTGGAGGCGATCGGGACGGAAGAGGCTAAAAAGGTTTTGAAAGATTATAACAAAGTGGGAAAAACCGGCGATGTCCATGAGCACCATGGCACGGGCACGGCAATGAACCATTAA
- a CDS encoding DUF748 domain-containing protein — MTTTRTHSKKRRTIKILLGILIAIVLIRLALPYIVLHFANRSLANMNGYYGHIKDIDLAIIRGAYQIDSIYINKEDSVTQKQTPFFASQTIDLSVEWKALFKGSIVGELVFQRPYLLFTKDKVEPQEVVKDSADFRQILDKFMPLSINRCELRGGAIQYRDNSSSPKVDIAMTNLNLLAQNLRNSYDSSAVLPASVHATAEIYEGKLRFDAKLNPLADAPTFDMSAELNNTNLVKLNDFFKAYAKIDVNDGRFGLYTEVAAKDEEFKGYVKPVIKNLDVLGQEDRKDNLLQKLWEALAGGAGKLFENKNKDQVATKIPFQGRLDDPKTNMWVAIASVLQNAFIHAIQPSIDNEISIASVKDEKKDKKTFLQKIFSKDDDKPKDKDKKDKKKDK, encoded by the coding sequence ATGACCACCACACGCACGCATTCGAAAAAAAGACGGACTATCAAGATCCTGCTGGGGATTTTGATCGCAATCGTCCTCATCAGGCTGGCGCTGCCGTACATTGTCCTTCATTTTGCCAACCGTAGTCTGGCGAATATGAACGGGTACTATGGGCACATTAAAGATATCGACCTGGCGATTATCCGAGGCGCTTATCAGATCGATAGCATTTACATCAACAAGGAAGACTCCGTTACCCAAAAGCAAACGCCTTTTTTCGCCTCGCAAACCATCGACCTGTCGGTAGAATGGAAGGCACTTTTCAAGGGTTCTATTGTGGGTGAACTGGTTTTTCAGCGGCCCTACCTGCTTTTTACCAAAGACAAAGTGGAGCCCCAGGAAGTGGTAAAAGACTCCGCCGATTTCCGGCAGATCCTCGACAAGTTCATGCCGCTGAGCATTAACCGCTGCGAGCTGCGCGGCGGCGCGATTCAGTACCGCGATAACAGTTCCAGCCCGAAGGTGGACATTGCGATGACGAACTTAAACCTGCTGGCCCAGAACCTCCGCAACAGCTACGATTCCTCCGCCGTGCTTCCGGCAAGCGTGCACGCCACAGCGGAAATATACGAAGGCAAGCTGCGCTTTGATGCCAAACTCAACCCGCTGGCCGACGCTCCGACATTCGATATGAGCGCCGAGCTCAACAACACCAACCTGGTGAAGCTCAATGATTTTTTTAAAGCATATGCCAAAATCGACGTCAACGACGGGCGCTTCGGATTATACACCGAAGTAGCTGCGAAGGACGAAGAATTCAAGGGATATGTGAAGCCGGTAATCAAAAATCTCGACGTTTTGGGACAGGAGGACCGGAAAGACAACCTGCTGCAAAAACTCTGGGAAGCCCTTGCCGGAGGTGCCGGAAAGCTGTTCGAAAACAAAAACAAAGACCAGGTAGCGACCAAAATTCCATTCCAGGGCCGCCTGGACGATCCGAAAACGAATATGTGGGTAGCCATTGCCAGCGTTCTTCAAAATGCATTCATCCACGCCATCCAGCCTTCAATCGATAATGAAATCAGCATTGCTTCGGTGAAGGATGAGAAAAAAGATAAGAAGACTTTCCTTCAAAAGATCTTCTCCAAGGATGACGACAAGCCGAAAGACAAGGACAAAAAGGACAAGAAAAAGGATAAGTAA
- a CDS encoding YciI family protein has product MNDFLFVFRNDPTVMPGLSPEELQSSMQQWMDWIGGIAAQGKLIDRGNRLANEGNVVRPSQVVTDGPYIETKESVGGFIMVRAESLAEATDMAKGCPILLAGGNVEVRPIIRM; this is encoded by the coding sequence ATGAATGACTTCCTGTTTGTTTTCAGAAACGATCCCACCGTTATGCCCGGACTTTCGCCGGAAGAATTGCAGAGCAGTATGCAACAATGGATGGACTGGATCGGCGGTATCGCAGCCCAGGGCAAGCTCATCGACCGTGGTAACCGCCTCGCCAACGAAGGGAACGTCGTGCGGCCGTCGCAGGTCGTTACCGATGGGCCTTACATTGAAACGAAGGAATCGGTAGGCGGATTCATCATGGTGCGGGCCGAATCGCTCGCAGAGGCAACGGACATGGCCAAAGGCTGCCCGATTCTTCTCGCAGGCGGGAATGTAGAAGTCCGCCCGATTATCCGGATGTAG
- a CDS encoding RNA polymerase sigma factor yields the protein MKNPDLIPHLFRTEYRKITAVLSKTFGLEHIETAQDIASDTFLQASEMWGIKGVPDNPVGWLYTVARNKTLDYLRRDKLFREKISGQVVRDSPGADELEIDLSAQNITDSQLQMMFAICHPSLPVESQIGLALNVLCAFGINEIASAFLTSKETINKRLYRAREKLRAEQVKMEFPDETEIEQRLEAVLKTLYLLFNEGYYSAGKDITLRKDVCIEAMWLTKMLIENPGTDRPQVNALLALMCFHASRFEARTNPAGETVLYQDQDDRLWDTALISRGEHYLNRASVGSQLSRYHLEAAIGYWHTIKADTTEKWEHILQYYNHLLILEYSPIAALNRTYALAKARSKAEAIREAEKLNLEGNHLYHSLLGELYSGINDAQALDHFKTSLSLAKSRADRQLLTEKIRKLREA from the coding sequence ATGAAAAACCCGGACCTGATTCCGCATTTATTCCGAACCGAATACCGGAAGATTACCGCCGTGCTCAGCAAAACGTTCGGTCTCGAACACATTGAAACCGCCCAGGACATAGCCAGCGATACCTTTTTGCAGGCTTCCGAAATGTGGGGCATCAAAGGTGTGCCCGACAATCCCGTAGGGTGGCTGTACACCGTTGCACGTAACAAAACGCTCGATTACCTGCGGCGTGACAAGCTGTTTCGGGAAAAAATCAGCGGCCAGGTAGTGCGGGACAGTCCCGGGGCCGACGAGCTGGAAATTGATTTATCCGCGCAAAACATTACCGACAGCCAGTTACAGATGATGTTCGCCATTTGCCATCCGTCGCTTCCGGTGGAATCGCAGATCGGGCTGGCGCTGAATGTGCTTTGCGCGTTTGGTATCAACGAAATCGCCAGCGCCTTCCTTACCAGCAAGGAGACGATCAATAAGCGGCTTTACCGGGCGCGGGAGAAACTGAGGGCCGAACAGGTGAAAATGGAGTTTCCGGACGAAACCGAGATCGAGCAGCGGCTGGAAGCGGTTTTGAAGACGTTGTACCTGCTTTTTAATGAAGGATATTACTCGGCGGGAAAGGACATTACGCTGCGAAAGGACGTTTGCATTGAAGCCATGTGGCTCACCAAAATGCTGATCGAAAACCCGGGTACCGACAGGCCGCAGGTGAATGCATTGCTCGCCCTCATGTGCTTCCACGCCTCACGGTTCGAGGCGCGTACGAACCCGGCCGGCGAAACGGTGCTGTACCAGGACCAGGACGACCGGCTTTGGGACACGGCGCTCATCAGTCGCGGCGAACATTACCTCAACCGCGCCTCCGTAGGTTCGCAGCTCTCGCGTTACCACCTCGAAGCGGCCATTGGTTACTGGCACACGATCAAGGCCGATACAACGGAGAAATGGGAGCACATTCTTCAATATTACAACCATTTACTCATCCTCGAATACTCGCCCATTGCCGCGCTGAACCGCACCTACGCCCTGGCCAAAGCCCGCTCGAAAGCCGAAGCGATCCGCGAGGCGGAAAAGCTCAACCTGGAAGGCAACCATTTGTATCATTCATTGCTGGGAGAACTGTATTCGGGGATTAATGACGCGCAGGCGCTGGATCATTTCAAAACTTCGCTATCGCTTGCAAAATCCCGCGCCGACAGACAGTTGCTCACAGAAAAGATTCGCAAACTAAGGGAAGCATAA
- a CDS encoding LytR/AlgR family response regulator transcription factor: MLQCVIIDDEPLARGILEEFLQKSGITGAASFANARDALAHLQTHETDVLFLDIEMPEMNGIDFLKSLAQPPVTVFTTAYRGYAFEGYELGVIDFLLKPISYARFGHALDKVRDFLQLKEQNTNLEQNLTEEKPDFIFVKSGVQRVRLAFDDIAYIQGLKDYAIIHTGAGKVVIKGSVKAMLEIFPPARFLRVHKSFIVGIDKIRRIERNRIVWGNHQIPIGRNYREEVMQVITQ, encoded by the coding sequence ATGCTGCAATGCGTGATCATCGACGACGAGCCTCTCGCGAGGGGCATACTGGAAGAATTCCTGCAAAAATCGGGTATTACGGGCGCTGCCAGCTTCGCGAACGCCCGCGATGCCCTCGCGCACCTGCAAACACACGAGACCGACGTGCTTTTTCTGGACATTGAAATGCCGGAAATGAATGGAATCGACTTCCTCAAATCGCTCGCCCAGCCGCCGGTAACGGTTTTCACCACTGCTTACCGCGGCTATGCATTCGAAGGCTACGAATTGGGCGTGATCGATTTTTTGCTCAAACCCATTTCCTACGCGCGCTTCGGGCACGCGCTGGACAAAGTGCGGGACTTCCTGCAACTCAAAGAGCAAAACACCAATCTCGAACAGAACCTTACGGAAGAAAAGCCCGATTTCATTTTTGTAAAAAGCGGCGTGCAACGCGTAAGGCTCGCTTTTGACGACATCGCTTACATCCAGGGTCTGAAAGATTACGCCATCATCCACACCGGCGCCGGCAAAGTAGTTATTAAAGGATCGGTGAAAGCCATGCTCGAAATTTTCCCGCCAGCGCGGTTCCTGCGCGTGCATAAGTCCTTCATTGTGGGGATCGACAAAATCCGGCGCATCGAACGCAACCGCATCGTTTGGGGCAATCATCAGATCCCAATCGGACGGAATTACAGGGAAGAAGTCATGCAGGTAATCACCCAATAG
- a CDS encoding copper resistance protein NlpE N-terminal domain-containing protein, with product MKKLLITAACFLFWHEAPAQSVALANKPSKTTSRKPVAEGASVWGVFHGRVPCQATAKMMAIGVEANCEVLKWAFTFNHDPQTRKPTTYQWDGSLYREQPRTGKWALVRGTADDPHATVIQLDPDQPEKTVYLLKGDENVLFILDRSKKPMVGGDYLSYTFNRVTN from the coding sequence ATGAAAAAGTTATTGATCACCGCCGCCTGCTTCCTGTTTTGGCACGAAGCGCCCGCGCAATCCGTTGCGCTTGCCAACAAGCCATCCAAAACCACTTCCCGCAAACCCGTGGCCGAAGGCGCGAGCGTGTGGGGCGTTTTTCATGGTCGCGTTCCCTGCCAGGCCACGGCCAAAATGATGGCCATCGGCGTGGAGGCCAATTGTGAGGTGCTCAAATGGGCCTTCACTTTTAACCACGATCCGCAAACAAGAAAGCCTACCACCTATCAATGGGACGGCTCGCTTTACCGTGAACAACCCCGCACGGGCAAATGGGCGCTCGTGCGCGGCACAGCCGACGACCCGCATGCGACGGTCATCCAGCTCGATCCCGACCAGCCTGAAAAAACGGTGTACCTATTGAAAGGTGATGAAAATGTGCTATTTATACTCGACCGTTCCAAAAAGCCCATGGTAGGCGGCGATTACCTGAGCTATACTTTCAACCGGGTGACAAACTGA
- a CDS encoding copper resistance protein NlpE has protein sequence MKKSIWLPLLLFTGSAAPDYNVSPTPDTFVAATPCGDVPRHQLGIPADLECEMIKWRLTFRRDPRRQGRDDFRLQYTYGMTKPGTRGFMNNGTSNEISGTFRITENKGATTGRYIFTLQPTGSKTPIAFLQLNEHLLHLLDQQGHLMIGNAGFSYTFNKQNTHL, from the coding sequence ATGAAAAAATCCATCTGGCTTCCGCTTTTGCTGTTCACCGGCTCGGCCGCGCCCGACTACAACGTTTCGCCCACGCCCGACACATTCGTCGCAGCCACCCCGTGCGGCGACGTGCCGAGGCACCAGCTAGGCATTCCGGCCGACCTGGAATGTGAGATGATCAAATGGCGCCTCACCTTCCGCCGCGATCCGCGCCGCCAGGGGCGCGACGATTTCAGGCTTCAATACACCTACGGCATGACCAAACCGGGCACCCGAGGATTCATGAATAACGGCACCAGTAATGAAATTTCCGGCACATTCCGCATTACCGAAAACAAGGGTGCTACAACCGGCAGGTACATTTTTACGCTGCAACCAACCGGCTCCAAAACGCCCATCGCATTCCTCCAACTGAACGAGCATCTCTTACACCTGCTCGATCAGCAAGGCCATCTGATGATCGGTAATGCAGGTTTTAGCTACACTTTCAACAAACAGAACACCCATCTGTAA
- a CDS encoding sensor histidine kinase translates to MEKAFFEKQVRLPFSNRPVTVKYALVHACYWLLVTGFFLYEKRYLIVKASLNFFAICVIARVVLLMVIAYLNIHYFLPRYLLKKRYARYFGLVFVSILGYLFIQSLFDYYLYGYVIGPLRNSNLVEAVSYNFFSTLWYLALMLALKLSIDWYEQQRILQKIVVEKLNAEVNFLRSQVNPHFLFNILNNLYALTLKKSDLAPEVVLKLSEMMEYMLYDSDDTTVSLDKEISYLHNYIELERIRYDNNPDISLEVAGNPDGKEIAPLLLLPLVENAFKHGVSRKSDHGWLHGKIHVGPSAIEVTIENSKSNAARESKGGIGLANLRKRLELLYPSRHSLRIDDQQERFSVFMEINLANA, encoded by the coding sequence ATGGAAAAGGCCTTTTTCGAAAAGCAAGTCCGGCTGCCGTTCTCGAACCGCCCCGTGACGGTCAAATATGCGCTGGTGCATGCCTGCTACTGGCTGCTGGTGACGGGCTTTTTCCTTTACGAAAAGCGCTACCTGATTGTGAAGGCAAGCCTCAATTTCTTCGCAATATGCGTGATCGCCCGCGTGGTGCTGCTGATGGTGATCGCCTACCTGAACATCCACTATTTCCTGCCCCGGTACCTGCTCAAAAAGCGGTATGCCCGGTATTTCGGGCTGGTGTTCGTTTCGATCCTCGGTTATCTGTTCATCCAATCGCTTTTCGACTATTACCTCTACGGCTACGTGATCGGCCCGTTGCGGAACAGCAACCTCGTAGAGGCCGTGTCGTACAACTTTTTCAGCACGCTCTGGTACCTCGCGCTGATGCTGGCGCTCAAACTGAGCATCGACTGGTACGAACAGCAGCGCATTTTGCAAAAGATCGTAGTCGAAAAGCTGAATGCCGAAGTCAACTTCCTACGCTCGCAGGTGAACCCGCATTTTCTGTTCAATATCCTCAACAATTTATATGCGCTTACCCTGAAAAAATCTGACCTAGCGCCGGAAGTGGTGCTGAAACTCTCCGAAATGATGGAATACATGCTCTACGACAGCGACGATACCACAGTTTCTCTCGACAAGGAGATCAGCTACCTGCACAATTACATCGAGCTCGAACGCATCCGCTACGACAACAACCCCGATATTTCCCTCGAAGTCGCCGGGAACCCGGATGGAAAGGAAATTGCCCCGCTACTCCTGCTGCCGCTGGTGGAAAATGCATTCAAACACGGCGTAAGCCGCAAATCGGACCACGGCTGGCTGCATGGCAAAATCCATGTGGGCCCGTCGGCCATCGAAGTGACGATCGAAAACAGCAAGTCCAATGCAGCGAGGGAGAGCAAGGGCGGCATCGGCCTCGCCAACCTCCGCAAGCGGCTGGAACTGCTGTACCCTTCGCGCCACAGCCTGCGGATAGACGACCAGCAGGAACGTTTCAGTGTTTTTATGGAAATCAATCTTGCCAATGCTTAA
- a CDS encoding CHRD domain-containing protein, giving the protein MMKILCKFGLVWLFVALCAACDDHETPQDVVMQKGLPLSGSQEFPAKQTQATGWADVSYNKTTHMLTFTLNWANLTDVPTGAHIHGTAARGSNAGIKFDFFAAVPRTTTGSYSSSVPVDGTSLNESDLLNGLYYFNIHTSVNPGGEIRGQIEFYDQPHVVVKKGIPLTGLQQVPPVSTVSWGTVDVMYNKSTHLLSYFIKWQDLTATPTGAHIHGTATRGANAGIQHDFFTNFPKTRSGEYSNSVMVDGVKIKEAELLNGLYYFNIHNIIHPAGEIRGQIEF; this is encoded by the coding sequence ATGATGAAAATTCTATGCAAGTTTGGACTGGTATGGCTGTTCGTCGCGCTGTGCGCGGCATGTGACGACCATGAGACGCCGCAGGATGTTGTCATGCAGAAAGGTTTACCGCTGAGTGGTTCCCAAGAGTTTCCGGCGAAGCAAACGCAGGCGACAGGATGGGCCGATGTTTCGTATAATAAAACCACGCACATGCTCACGTTCACGCTCAACTGGGCCAACCTCACGGATGTTCCCACAGGCGCGCACATTCATGGAACGGCGGCGCGAGGGAGTAATGCGGGAATCAAATTCGATTTTTTTGCCGCTGTTCCAAGGACAACAACCGGCTCCTACTCATCATCGGTGCCTGTGGACGGAACAAGCCTCAATGAAAGCGATCTGCTGAACGGGCTTTACTATTTCAACATCCACACATCCGTAAATCCCGGCGGCGAGATCAGAGGTCAGATTGAGTTCTACGACCAGCCTCACGTCGTGGTCAAAAAAGGTATTCCGCTGACGGGCTTGCAGCAAGTGCCGCCGGTGTCGACCGTTTCGTGGGGTACGGTGGATGTGATGTATAACAAATCGACCCATTTGCTGAGCTATTTTATCAAATGGCAGGATCTGACGGCCACACCTACCGGCGCGCACATTCACGGAACAGCCACCAGAGGTGCCAATGCAGGCATCCAGCACGACTTTTTTACCAATTTCCCGAAAACTCGTTCCGGTGAATATTCCAATTCGGTGATGGTGGACGGTGTGAAAATCAAGGAAGCAGAGTTGCTCAATGGACTGTACTACTTCAATATCCACAACATCATTCATCCAGCGGGCGAAATCCGCGGGCAAATTGAGTTCTGA